In one Kiritimatiellia bacterium genomic region, the following are encoded:
- a CDS encoding ABC transporter ATP-binding protein, translating to MNTEPMPVLQVERAGKVFRDFWRRPRVRAVEDLSFDVRPGEVFGLLGPNGSGKSTTLKMIVGLLRPTEGRLHVLGAPPTDVRRKARIGYLPEDSYLYPYLSCEETLDFFGRLFNLTRKERTERTEQLLDMIGLRHARRRLVGEFSKGMARRIGLAQALINDPDLVILDEPTSGLDPLGCRQVKDLILTLARRGKAVLLSSHLLADIEDVCDRIAILFNGRLQAIGPIRDLLEVRDRPRVTLPEVSAEQLRSILSALKAQLGREPELDYPRRNLEQFFLDTVARAMSAGGEPSGAAPSEGVAPYLDTPPHA from the coding sequence ATGAATACGGAACCTATGCCGGTGCTGCAAGTCGAACGGGCGGGAAAAGTCTTCCGCGATTTCTGGCGCCGGCCCCGCGTCCGCGCGGTCGAGGATCTCTCCTTCGACGTGAGGCCCGGCGAGGTCTTCGGTCTGCTCGGGCCCAACGGCTCCGGCAAGAGCACGACGCTCAAGATGATCGTCGGACTCCTGCGGCCCACGGAGGGCCGGCTCCACGTGCTCGGCGCGCCGCCGACCGACGTGCGGCGCAAGGCCCGGATCGGATACCTGCCGGAGGATTCCTATCTCTATCCCTACCTGTCCTGCGAGGAGACGCTCGACTTCTTCGGGCGGCTGTTCAACCTCACCCGGAAGGAGCGGACCGAGCGCACGGAGCAACTCCTGGACATGATCGGGCTCCGGCACGCCCGCCGCCGCCTCGTCGGCGAGTTTTCCAAGGGCATGGCGCGCCGCATCGGCCTGGCCCAGGCGCTGATCAACGATCCCGACCTGGTCATCCTCGACGAGCCGACGTCCGGCCTCGACCCGTTGGGCTGCCGGCAGGTCAAGGATCTGATCCTGACCCTGGCCCGCCGCGGCAAGGCGGTGCTGCTCTCTTCGCATCTCCTGGCGGATATCGAGGATGTCTGCGACCGGATCGCCATCCTCTTCAACGGCCGCCTGCAGGCCATCGGGCCGATCCGCGACCTGCTCGAGGTACGGGACCGGCCGCGCGTGACGCTGCCGGAGGTCTCCGCGGAACAGCTCCGATCTATCCTGTCGGCGCTGAAGGCCCAGCTTGGCCGCGAGCCGGAACTGGACTATCCCCGGCGGAACCTGGAGCAGTTCTTCCTCGATACCGTCGCCCGCGCCATGAGCGCGGGTGGCGAGCCCTCCGGGGCCGCGCCGTCCGAGGGCGTGGCTCCCTACCTGGACACCCCCCCGCATGCGTAA